tgagcccaagccCCAGCCTAGTACCTGATATTTTCTAATACACTTGATAAACAAAAGTCTGCCAGGCTTTCTTACAAAGCACAGCAGACTAGGCATATTTCTGCCTTTCCTATTACATCTAACCTGGCATAAACACTTTCGGATCCTCTAAAGCAGATAGTTTTGATCCCTCCTCTACTACCATTCTTTGAACTTatggatttttccatttcattcatgGTAGGATATCACCTTCTATCCGAAAAGAAGGTAATTCCCTGGCACACAAGTGCTGTCTTTGAACAGTCAAGCTACAAGCTATGAACCATAATTATAAACTCTCCCTCATGCAGCTGTGATCCCATGGTCACTGGGCCCACCATGACTCAGCATACACACTGCCCCTCCCTGCAGTCCAGGGCACTGCTTCTCCACATCCTCTGCCATGCAGGCCCTTCCCTCACAGCAGGCCTGGCACTGCCCTTGCAAGTTCCTGTGCTGCTGGGTGTAGGCATTGTTCAATGGTCAGAGGGGAAGTGGGCCATGTCCTGGGAATGAGGTTGCTTGCCAAATAGTGCCCCCATCTGCCTGAAACAAGGAAACATGCCCACCATAAACAGGTGGAGCACACAGCTTGGGAAGGGTCATTCTTGCTCTGCCAGCTCAGCCCTtcagagggatggggagggggtgtCTAAAGGGTCCTTTCTCACCAGCCCAACCCTTACTCGCCCTTTTCCCTCACAGGGACTCACTCCCTTTGCTATGACTTCACCATCAATTCTAAGCCAGCACCTGGACAGCAATGGTGTACGATCCAAGGCCAGGTGGACCACAAGAATTTCCTCTCCTATGACTGTGGTCTGGACAAGGTCAAATCCTTGAGTGCCCTGGGAGGGAAAGTGAGTGCCACAGTCACCTGGGAAGAGCAAAAAGCCACACTGAGAGATATGAGGGATACGCTAAAACAGAAACTGGCTGACACTAAAGCAGAAAATGACATGGCCAAAGGTAAGCAAGGATGGTCCAGGGACATGAGAGCTGATACTGGGTTTAGTGATATCATTgtgtccatgaaaaaaaaaatgggtgttgGTTGTTCCAAAAAGCCCAGACAGGGCTGGTTTGGAGAGAGAACACAGCCAGATTAGAAGGAGACCAGGGAAGGTGGGACTGGGTGGGACAAAGGATTTGTTAAGCAAGGAGGCTGATCTCTCTCTGATGGGGGCAGGTCTCCACACTCTGGAGGGCAGGATGTGTTGTCGGCTTAAATCCAGTGGATGCACCAGTGGCTCCTGGCAGTTTGGATTCAATGGACAAATGTGGCTTCGCTTTGACTCAGACAAGAGAAGCTGGACAGAGGTTCATCCTGGGTCCAACTGGATGAAAGAAAAGTGGGAAAATGACAGGGAAATGACCAAGTTCTTACACAAAACCTCAATGGGTGACTGTAGAACCTGGCTTCAGAACTTGAAGGAATGGGAGGCAGAGCTGGAGCCAACAGGTAAGtggcaggagggggaggaagtGGGAGCTGCTTTCACATGAGTTGCtgctacgtgtgtgtgtgtgtgtgtgacccaTCATCCACCTTGACTCAGACCTGGGTTAACAGCCAAAGGTATAGTCTTCCCATCTTTTCCCTTCTCACCTCCTAATGCCTCTTCCTCAATGCACATGCTTTGGTCTGGCATTTGCTCGTCTCTTTTTGGAAATTCTTGTGAATCACTTCACATGGCAGCTCCTGAGACCCTTCTCCACCA
Above is a genomic segment from Urocitellus parryii isolate mUroPar1 chromosome 8, mUroPar1.hap1, whole genome shotgun sequence containing:
- the LOC144256627 gene encoding UL16-binding protein 1-like; the protein is MLFDYTSLVVYFEVSSWTHSLCYDFTINSKPAPGQQWCTIQGQVDHKNFLSYDCGLDKVKSLSALGGKVSATVTWEEQKATLRDMRDTLKQKLADTKAENDMAKGLHTLEGRMCCRLKSSGCTSGSWQFGFNGQMWLRFDSDKRSWTEVHPGSNWMKEKWENDREMTKFLHKTSMGDCRTWLQNLKEWEAELEPTGPSTTTPDRVSQESAASTLIPSVLLLILTCFIHLGLQIFLTGAMGRMDRETWGSCVSNEDRKVNSQGPSLHSDWSFSF